A part of Aegilops tauschii subsp. strangulata cultivar AL8/78 chromosome 2, Aet v6.0, whole genome shotgun sequence genomic DNA contains:
- the LOC109745021 gene encoding probable 3-hydroxyisobutyrate dehydrogenase-like 2, mitochondrial, translating to MGMVMEEGKKVEPLGFGYPALVRPGRTRVGWVGIGVMGGAMATRLLAAGFTVTAYARTSVKADALVAAGASVADSPASVAAASDVVFTMVSDPGDVRAVVLDRASGALAGLRPGGVLVDCTSSSPSLAREIAAAARSTGCHAVDAPVSGGDAGARDGTLAILAGGDEAVVAWLAPLFAHLGTPTHMGPPGSGQSSKIANQMAVAGAVVGLSESLAFADAAGLDARLFLDAVSKGAAGSCVMDIFGTRAVNRDFASGPGSARYIIKDLGMALEIGDGQEEDEATALPGAALFRQMFSAMVANGDGDLCVRGLITVIERLSGIHK from the coding sequence ATGGGCATGGTCatggaggaggggaagaaggtaGAACCGTTGGGGTTTGGTTACCCGGCGCTGGTGCGGCCCGGGAGAACGCGGGTGGGATGGGTCGGCATTGGCGTCATGGGCGGCGCCATGGCCACGCGCCTCCTCGCTGCTGGGTTCACGGTGACTGCGTACGCTCGCACGTCGGTCAAGGCGGATGCCCTGGTCGCCGCAGGCGCGAGTGTCGCTGACTCGCCCGCTTCCGTGGCTGCGGCCTCCGACGTGGTGTTCACCATGGTGAGCGACCCCGGAGACGTCCGCGCGGTGGTGCTGGACCGCGCGTCCGGCGCCCTGGCGGGTCTCCGCCCCGGCGGCGTCCTCGTGGACTGCACGAGCTCCTCCCCTTCCCTCGCGCGGGAGATCGCCGCGGCCGCGCGCTCCACCGGCTGTCACGCTGTCGATGCCCCCGTCTCCGGTGGCGACGCCGGTGCCCGCGACGGCACGCTGGCCATCCTCGCCGGGGGCGACGAGGCCGTGGTGGCCTGGCTCGCCCCGCTCTTCGCGCACCTCGGCACGCCGACCCACATGGGCCCGCCAGGCAGCGGCCAGAGCAGCAAGATCGCCAACCAGATGGCGGTGGCCGGGGCGGTGGTGGGCCTCAGCGAGTCCCTGGCCTTCGCGGACGCCGCCGGGCTCGACGCGCGGCTGTTCCTCGACGCGGTGTCCAAGGGCGCGGCGGGGTCGTGCGTCATGGACATCTTCGGCACGCGCGCGGTGAACCGCGACTTCGCGTCGGGCCCCGGCTCCGCGCGCTACATCATCAAGGACCTTGGCATGGCACTGGAGATCGGGGATGGCCAGGAGGAGGATGAGGCCACCGCGCTGCCCGGGGCGGCGTTGTTCCGGCAGATGTTCTCGGCGATGGTGGCGAACGGCGACGGTGACTTGTGCGTGCGGGGATTGATCACCGTCATCGAGCGCCTCAGCGGCATTCACAAGTAA
- the LOC109745020 gene encoding uncharacterized protein At4g15970, which produces MYALRHILGFFLGAAITAAFVALLLPPSPSPSPSPSPCPCGRTPPADHKLASLDQAAPKKLDTGVNNAARKPEEDDDEKLAELLRSAAMDDNTIIMTFTNEAWTAPGSLLDVFLESFRIGVRTEPLLKHLVIVAVDGKAFEGCQRVHPLCYRLASMVDFAAEKSYNTPDYLDMMWARNKFQARVLALGFGFVFTDVDIVWFRNPLLRIPVGADIALNCDWFYGDNPYDLNKTANGGFLHAKPRARTQAFFADWYAARTRHPGEHDQFVFDQVKHELAARHGVTVQFIDTQYLSGRCEPRMDFRKLCTFHANCIIGLQYKLEYLTGVLDEWKRFKAQEELLGTNSTALTY; this is translated from the exons ATGTACGCGCTGAGACATATCCTGGGCTTCTTTCTGGGAGCGGCGATCACGGCGGCCTTTGTGGCGCTATTGCTGccgccttctccttctccttctccttctccttcacCGTGCCCGTGCGGGCGCACGCCGCCGGCAGATCACAAGCTGGCGTCATTGGACCAAGCTGCTCCGAAGAAGCTCGATACG GGGGTGAACAATGCTGCACGGAAACCggaagaggacgacgacgagaAGCTCGCGGAGCTGCTGCGGAGCGCggccatggacgacaacaccatCATAATGACCTTCACGAACGAGGCGTGGACGGCGCCGGGGTCGCTGCTGGACGTGTTCCTGGAGAGCTTCCGCATCGGCGTGAGGACGGAGCCGCTGCTGAAGCACCTGGTGATCGTGGCGGTGGACGGCAAGGCGTTCGAGGGGTGTCAGCGCGTGCACCCGCTCTGCTACCGCCTGGCGTCGATGGTGGACTTCGCGGCGGAGAAGTCGTACAACACCCCGGACTACCTGGACATGATGTGGGCGCGGAACAAGTTCCAGGCGCGGGTGCTGGCGCTGGGCTTCGGCTTCGTGTTCACGGACGTGGACATCGTGTGGTTCCGGAACCCGCTGCTGCGCATCCCGGTGGGCGCCGACATCGCGCTCAACTGCGACTGGTTCTACGGCGACAACCCCTACGACCTCAACAAGACGGCCAACGGCGGGTTCCTCCACGCCAAGCCGCGGGCGCGGACGCAGGCCTTCTTCGCGGACTGGTACGCGGCGCGGACGCGGCACCCGGGGGAGCACGACCAGTTCGTGTTCGACCAGGTGAAGCACGAGCTGGCGGCGCGGCACGGCGTGACGGTGCAGTTCATCGACACCCAGTACCTCAGCGGGCGGTGCGAGCCCCGCATGGACTTCCGCAAGCTGTGCACGTTCCACGCCAACTGCATCATCGGGCTGCAGTACAAGCTGGAGTATCTCACCGGCGTGCTCGACGAGTGGAAGCGGTTCAAGGCCCAGGAGGAGCTGCTCGGCACCAACAGCACCGCGCTCACTTACTGA